One stretch of Pseudobacteriovorax antillogorgiicola DNA includes these proteins:
- a CDS encoding sterol desaturase family protein, which translates to MQQEDILRAVIPILILLIILEGAYYGVKRRTFPYKEALTSLGMFLIYQLVSLKLTKPWTQSISEWIYQYRLTTFDMTQWWHWIALYLGVEFAYYWMHRCSHEIRWLWASHSVHHSPHHITLSGAYRLSITSFISGMFIFYLGLQILGFSPKAGAIMLALNLLYQFWLHTELIPRLSFLEGIFNTPSNHRVHHSIEPEYIDKNYGGTLVIFDRIFGTYAAERSEGVKKYGVIGKNESFNPIVLFFREWVAMARDVGGTSSLKDKWKFCFGSPGWTPSKKEPVQSIASLSENDIHSFREFDQKAVGSK; encoded by the coding sequence ATGCAACAAGAAGACATTCTTAGGGCGGTGATTCCGATTCTAATACTGCTCATTATTTTGGAAGGAGCCTATTATGGCGTTAAGAGGCGTACGTTTCCTTACAAGGAAGCATTAACCTCTTTAGGTATGTTTCTGATTTACCAACTGGTTAGCCTTAAGCTTACCAAACCATGGACGCAATCAATCTCTGAGTGGATTTATCAATACAGATTGACTACATTCGACATGACTCAATGGTGGCACTGGATAGCCCTCTATTTAGGTGTAGAGTTCGCCTACTACTGGATGCATCGATGTAGCCACGAAATTCGCTGGCTGTGGGCTAGTCATAGTGTTCATCACTCGCCCCATCATATTACCCTTTCCGGAGCATATCGGCTTTCGATTACCAGCTTCATATCAGGAATGTTTATTTTCTACTTAGGATTACAGATTCTGGGCTTTAGCCCAAAGGCTGGAGCGATTATGCTAGCGCTAAACTTGCTGTACCAATTTTGGCTTCATACAGAACTCATACCGAGATTAAGTTTCTTAGAAGGAATATTCAATACTCCCAGCAATCACCGCGTCCATCACTCTATCGAACCTGAATATATCGATAAGAACTACGGAGGGACCCTTGTTATTTTTGACCGTATTTTTGGCACTTACGCAGCGGAGCGTTCCGAAGGTGTAAAAAAGTATGGAGTTATTGGCAAAAATGAAAGTTTTAATCCCATAGTGCTCTTTTTCAGAGAATGGGTTGCCATGGCACGAGATGTTGGTGGAACTTCATCTTTGAAGGACAAGTGGAAGTTCTGTTTCGGATCACCAGGATGGACTCCTTCTAAAAAAGAGCCAGTTCAATCCATTGCAAGTCTTTCAGAGAATGATATACACTCTTTCAGAGAATTTGATCAAAAAGCGGTTGGCTCGAAATGA
- a CDS encoding response regulator transcription factor, giving the protein MILLVEDDPRLGENIKVNLELRGFDVALATSLSSARSIVQNQQVTASLIDIELPDGCGLDLCIQLRERDSTLPILMISARGDEKTVVRGLEIGADDYIRKPFGMRELATRLEKLLHKYRRKENIIQFGSIVIDLDRREAYYTKTCIPLAKREFDLLVLFLNNPGRVFSRGQLIDHLSNVEIIQDRTVDSHLSHLRRKLKQVACYEVTIKSIYGTGYQLIENQADNEDKD; this is encoded by the coding sequence ATGATTTTGCTTGTGGAAGACGATCCGAGACTGGGGGAGAACATCAAGGTAAACCTTGAGCTGAGGGGATTCGATGTCGCCTTGGCCACGAGTCTTTCAAGTGCTCGATCTATTGTCCAAAACCAGCAGGTTACAGCTAGTTTGATCGATATCGAGTTGCCCGATGGCTGCGGGCTTGACCTTTGCATCCAACTTCGAGAACGAGATTCAACATTACCAATTCTGATGATATCAGCCCGGGGCGACGAGAAAACTGTTGTTCGTGGTTTAGAAATTGGGGCTGACGACTACATTCGCAAGCCTTTTGGCATGCGTGAACTTGCGACGCGACTAGAAAAACTGCTGCACAAATATAGAAGGAAAGAGAATATAATTCAATTTGGCAGCATCGTAATTGATTTGGATAGGCGAGAAGCATACTACACCAAGACATGTATTCCATTGGCAAAGCGTGAATTTGATCTGCTAGTATTGTTCTTAAACAACCCAGGAAGAGTATTTAGTCGCGGCCAACTGATTGACCATCTAAGCAATGTCGAGATCATCCAAGATAGAACCGTAGATTCTCATCTATCGCACCTGCGTCGCAAGTTGAAACAAGTTGCTTGCTACGAAGTCACAATTAAATCAATCTATGGGACAGGCTATCAATTAATCGAAAATCAGGCTGATAATGAAGACAAAGACTAA